One genomic window of Myxococcales bacterium includes the following:
- the xerD gene encoding site-specific tyrosine recombinase XerD, with amino-acid sequence MGATGNVPPPAAAATLPPVDLYAYIDAYLDHLRVERALAKNTLEAYSRDLGRLARAVATADGAALPSDVSAEALARMLVKNTEEGLSARSSARQLSAVRGFCRFLVRERAAPSDETRKVARPRLARKLPRVLTEDEVLRLLGAPGLSTPRGLRDTAMLQLMYASGLRVTELCELRLSELDMQRGVVSPLGKGQKRRLVPVGEVALGHLDVYLADVRGVTPGAELSPHVFVSPRGKRFTRQGFWKLVKRYARVAGITAELSPHKLRHSFATHLLRGGADLRAVQAMLGHADLGTTEIYTRIAQDHVREAYDRAHPRARRITG; translated from the coding sequence TTGGGCGCGACCGGAAACGTGCCGCCGCCGGCCGCGGCCGCTACGCTTCCGCCCGTGGACCTCTACGCCTACATCGACGCGTACCTAGACCACCTGCGGGTCGAGCGCGCGCTGGCGAAGAACACCCTCGAGGCGTACTCACGCGACCTCGGGCGCCTCGCGCGCGCGGTGGCGACGGCGGACGGCGCCGCCCTCCCCTCGGACGTCTCCGCGGAGGCGCTCGCGCGGATGCTCGTGAAGAACACCGAGGAGGGCCTCTCCGCGCGATCGAGCGCCCGCCAGCTCTCCGCGGTGCGCGGGTTCTGCCGGTTCCTCGTGCGCGAGCGCGCGGCGCCTTCGGACGAGACCCGCAAGGTGGCGCGGCCTCGGCTCGCCCGAAAGCTCCCGCGCGTGCTCACCGAGGACGAGGTCCTGCGCCTCCTCGGCGCGCCGGGCCTCTCCACGCCACGAGGCCTGCGCGACACCGCGATGCTCCAGCTCATGTACGCGTCAGGGCTCCGCGTGACCGAGCTGTGCGAGCTGCGCCTCTCGGAGCTCGACATGCAGCGGGGCGTGGTGTCTCCGCTCGGCAAGGGCCAGAAGCGGCGGCTCGTGCCGGTCGGCGAGGTCGCCCTCGGGCACCTCGACGTGTACCTCGCGGACGTGCGCGGCGTGACGCCGGGCGCCGAGCTGTCACCCCACGTGTTCGTCTCCCCGCGTGGCAAGCGCTTCACGCGTCAGGGCTTCTGGAAGCTCGTGAAGCGCTACGCGCGCGTCGCCGGGATCACCGCAGAGCTCTCGCCGCACAAGCTGCGCCACTCGTTCGCGACTCACCTCCTCCGCGGCGGCGCCGACCTCCGCGCGGTGCAGGCCATGCTCGGCCACGCCGACCTCGGAACTACTGAAATTTACACACGAATCGCCCAGGATCACGTGCGCGAGGCGTACGACCGGGCGCACCCGCGGGCGCGCCGCATCACCGGCTGA
- a CDS encoding N-formylglutamate amidohydrolase, whose product MAPPPFLILEPEVDSPVLVEVPHAGTYVDPETSRLLMTPARAVAQDADLLVDELYADAPSVGATLLAAKHSRYVVDLNRGEGDVDGASVRGVPGPLRASRGVIWRLSGAGEPVLAAPLERAELERRLTRVYRPYHEALAGLIAGKVRRFGHAVVVAAHSMPSVGVTSRGARALRADVVPGTRGRTSAAARYIDVVDAKARSAGLTVAHDDPYRGGFTTLHYGAPARGVHVVQVELARRLYMDEATLQPSPRFMETRRFCRELTAALVELSRS is encoded by the coding sequence ATGGCGCCGCCGCCCTTCCTCATCCTCGAGCCCGAGGTCGACTCGCCGGTCCTCGTCGAGGTGCCACACGCGGGAACCTACGTCGACCCCGAGACCTCCCGCCTGTTAATGACTCCGGCTCGCGCGGTCGCGCAGGACGCCGATCTGCTCGTCGACGAGCTCTACGCGGACGCGCCCTCGGTCGGGGCAACGCTGCTCGCGGCCAAGCACTCGCGCTACGTCGTCGATCTGAACCGCGGCGAGGGCGACGTCGACGGGGCCTCCGTGCGAGGCGTGCCGGGGCCGCTGCGAGCGTCGCGCGGCGTAATCTGGCGCCTCTCGGGCGCCGGCGAGCCGGTCCTCGCGGCGCCCCTCGAGCGCGCCGAGCTCGAGCGCCGACTGACCCGCGTCTATCGCCCTTACCACGAGGCCCTCGCGGGGCTCATCGCCGGCAAGGTGCGTCGATTCGGCCACGCCGTGGTGGTCGCCGCGCACTCGATGCCGAGCGTGGGCGTCACGTCTCGCGGGGCCCGCGCGCTCCGGGCCGACGTGGTCCCCGGGACCCGCGGCCGGACCAGCGCCGCCGCGCGCTACATCGACGTCGTGGACGCGAAGGCACGCAGCGCGGGGCTCACCGTCGCCCACGACGATCCCTACCGGGGCGGCTTCACGACCCTCCACTACGGCGCTCCGGCGCGTGGCGTCCACGTCGTGCAGGTCGAGCTCGCGCGGCGGCTCTACATGGACGAGGCCACCCTCCAGCCCTCGCCGCGCTTCATGGAGACGCGCCGGTTCTGCCGCGAGCTCACCGCGGCGCTCGTGGAGCTGTCTCGCTCGTAG
- the rpmB gene encoding 50S ribosomal protein L28 → MAKSDITGKRRLSAQNVSHSNIKTKRWQHVNVQARRLWVPELNRFVSLNLTTRDIRTIDKIGLFAYAKRYNVKL, encoded by the coding sequence ATGGCGAAGAGCGACATCACCGGCAAGCGCAGGCTCAGCGCGCAGAACGTCTCCCACTCCAACATCAAGACGAAGCGCTGGCAGCACGTCAACGTCCAGGCCCGTCGTCTCTGGGTGCCCGAGCTGAACCGGTTCGTCTCCCTCAACCTGACGACCCGCGACATCCGCACGATCGACAAGATCGGGCTCTTCGCGTACGCGAAGCGCTACAACGTCAAGCTGTAG
- a CDS encoding DUF2071 domain-containing protein translates to MSDASCLALDRVSPCRRPEGRAAGHQTWENLLFVHYTFPAEVVRPLVPADLDLDLWRGEAWVGIVPFEMKHIRPAFVPIGLDFLETNLRTYVHRRGEPGVFFFSLEASSLLAVEAARFGWGLPYFHADMSTTREGDRVRYETRRRGASPPVRATFEYSVGAALGTSQAGTLEHFLLERYYLFTVTNGGDGKPGRVGKGQVHHLAYPAHEATLHATHDDLMVAAGLPRTERAPSAVHFSPGVEVEVFGPWDEPEAAEPDGPA, encoded by the coding sequence ATGTCCGATGCCTCCTGCCTCGCTCTGGACCGCGTGAGCCCGTGCAGGCGCCCCGAAGGCCGCGCGGCGGGGCACCAGACCTGGGAGAACCTGCTCTTCGTCCACTACACGTTCCCCGCGGAGGTCGTGCGGCCGCTGGTGCCTGCAGACCTCGACCTCGACCTCTGGCGTGGCGAGGCGTGGGTCGGCATCGTGCCGTTCGAGATGAAGCACATTCGCCCCGCCTTCGTCCCGATCGGCCTCGATTTCCTGGAGACCAACCTGCGGACCTACGTCCACCGGCGGGGCGAGCCGGGGGTGTTCTTCTTCTCTCTCGAGGCGAGCTCGCTGCTGGCGGTCGAGGCGGCCCGCTTCGGGTGGGGGCTGCCCTATTTTCATGCCGACATGAGCACGACGAGGGAGGGCGATCGCGTCCGCTACGAGACCCGTCGCCGCGGGGCCTCGCCGCCCGTTCGGGCCACGTTCGAATACTCGGTCGGTGCCGCGCTGGGCACCTCGCAGGCCGGCACGCTCGAGCACTTTCTCCTCGAGCGCTACTACCTCTTCACGGTCACGAACGGGGGCGACGGGAAGCCAGGGCGCGTGGGCAAGGGGCAGGTCCACCACCTCGCGTACCCCGCCCACGAGGCGACGCTCCACGCGACGCACGACGATCTGATGGTGGCGGCGGGGCTGCCGCGGACCGAGCGCGCGCCGAGCGCCGTTCACTTCTCGCCCGGCGTCGAGGTCGAGGTGTTCGGGCCATGGGACGAGCCCGAGGCCGCCGAGCCCGACGGTCCGGCCTGA
- a CDS encoding matrixin family metalloprotease, with the protein MRCLLAVGCAAAVWLSTVPASAFCRTTTVPTDPSFSPEPGGCWAEGKFVYHSRACVGYAVEAPGSKKLDMPRFKELAAQAFATWEAVSCGGKRLTIDAQFTGDTSRTALGYDTRGGANASAIVFWDDKWPHGSTSEVILTTLTFNKLTGEILDADMEVNTANVSFALGDPVPRTGTDMASAMAHEVGHFFGIAHSPLREATMFARYTPGTITFRDLEPDDTEAICSVYLPSGRRATSSGEVAAGACDPSAPPPPTGSDDGGCSARPGASGGLGVGAAGVVGFALLGVLRARRRRARTA; encoded by the coding sequence ATGCGTTGTCTCTTGGCTGTCGGCTGTGCGGCGGCGGTGTGGCTCTCGACCGTCCCCGCCAGCGCGTTCTGCCGCACGACCACGGTGCCGACCGATCCCAGCTTCTCGCCGGAGCCCGGGGGTTGCTGGGCCGAGGGCAAGTTCGTGTACCACTCGCGCGCTTGCGTGGGGTACGCGGTGGAAGCGCCCGGGTCGAAGAAGCTCGACATGCCGCGCTTCAAGGAGCTCGCGGCCCAGGCGTTCGCCACGTGGGAGGCGGTGAGCTGCGGCGGCAAGCGCTTGACCATCGACGCCCAGTTCACCGGCGACACGTCGCGGACCGCGCTCGGCTACGACACGCGGGGCGGCGCCAACGCGAGCGCGATCGTCTTCTGGGACGACAAGTGGCCGCACGGCTCGACGAGCGAGGTGATCCTCACGACCCTCACCTTCAATAAGCTCACCGGGGAGATCCTCGACGCCGACATGGAGGTGAACACCGCGAACGTCTCCTTCGCCTTGGGCGATCCGGTCCCGCGGACGGGCACCGACATGGCGAGCGCGATGGCGCACGAGGTCGGCCACTTCTTTGGGATCGCGCACTCTCCGCTGCGCGAGGCCACGATGTTCGCGCGCTACACGCCCGGCACGATCACGTTTCGCGATCTCGAGCCGGACGACACCGAGGCGATCTGCTCCGTCTACCTCCCGAGTGGCCGCCGCGCGACCTCGAGCGGTGAGGTAGCGGCGGGCGCGTGCGATCCCTCGGCGCCGCCGCCGCCGACGGGGAGCGACGACGGCGGCTGCAGCGCGCGGCCCGGCGCCTCCGGCGGTCTTGGGGTCGGCGCCGCGGGGGTGGTGGGCTTCGCGTTGCTGGGGGTGTTGCGCGCGCGGAGGCGGCGCGCGCGCACGGCGTAA
- a CDS encoding DUF72 domain-containing protein: protein MATRYHIGAKELRGELSAYAKRFDMLEVRPPSAAQPKVGPTLTTLRKWRKAAPPHFEFVVVLGPAVGRLKASPELESELETALAAATALQSRCILLATPAEVTPTALSRDRIARLLERLPRDVTQIAWEPRGVWETDDAAVWACKWGVALSVDPTREPVPAGPVAYARLRALGESRSFGPAALERVTQAIGDRREAYVVIDSPTALAECKKLRQLSQRTAAKDGGRGRVIRPRNLTLKVRDDEQE from the coding sequence ATGGCGACGCGCTATCACATCGGTGCCAAAGAGCTGCGAGGCGAGCTCTCCGCCTACGCCAAGCGCTTCGACATGCTCGAGGTCCGCCCTCCCAGCGCGGCGCAGCCGAAGGTTGGCCCCACCCTCACCACGCTGCGCAAGTGGCGGAAGGCGGCGCCGCCGCACTTCGAGTTCGTGGTCGTGCTCGGCCCTGCGGTGGGTCGACTGAAGGCCTCTCCGGAGCTGGAGTCCGAGCTCGAGACCGCGCTCGCCGCCGCCACGGCGCTCCAGTCCCGCTGCATCCTCCTCGCGACTCCTGCCGAGGTCACGCCCACCGCGCTCTCGCGCGACCGCATCGCGCGGCTGCTCGAGCGTCTGCCGCGCGACGTCACGCAGATCGCGTGGGAGCCCCGCGGCGTCTGGGAGACCGACGACGCCGCCGTGTGGGCGTGCAAATGGGGCGTGGCGCTCTCGGTCGACCCCACACGCGAGCCGGTGCCCGCGGGCCCCGTGGCGTACGCGCGGCTTCGCGCCCTCGGCGAGTCGCGCTCCTTCGGTCCGGCGGCCCTCGAGCGCGTCACGCAGGCCATCGGCGACCGGCGCGAGGCCTACGTGGTCATCGACTCGCCGACCGCGCTCGCGGAGTGCAAGAAGCTCCGCCAGCTCTCGCAGCGTACGGCCGCCAAAGACGGCGGGCGGGGTCGCGTCATCCGGCCTCGGAACCTGACCCTCAAGGTTCGCGACGACGAGCAGGAGTAG
- a CDS encoding oxidative damage protection protein, with translation MSEPRLVQCSKLGKELPGLSRPPYKNELGKRIYEEISKEAWDQWLKDSVKFINTYRVDLTSADGQRFMFKQCAIYFGWEDGDLAQTAFVPADKA, from the coding sequence ATGTCAGAACCCCGCCTCGTCCAATGCTCGAAGCTCGGCAAGGAGCTGCCCGGCCTCTCACGCCCGCCCTACAAGAACGAGCTCGGCAAGCGCATCTACGAGGAGATCTCGAAAGAAGCGTGGGACCAGTGGCTGAAGGACTCGGTGAAGTTCATCAACACCTACCGCGTGGACCTCACCTCGGCCGACGGCCAGCGCTTCATGTTCAAGCAGTGCGCGATCTACTTCGGCTGGGAAGACGGCGACCTCGCGCAGACGGCGTTCGTCCCCGCCGACAAGGCCTAG
- a CDS encoding MBL fold metallo-hydrolase has protein sequence MPGVDDGGLGAGQALHVLVLGSGSSGNAVLVESAGTRVLVDAGLGPRMCAERLRRLGVDLFPRGIDALVVTHDHGDHAAHVLPLARALKCPLWLHEGIGAPKVRARFAHAIVPLRRAEARPLGALVVETYPLPHDAPNVAVRVSGPLGAFAYATDLGHAPRGLAAFLGASDLVLLEANHCEELLASGPYPERLKRRIACNTGHLSNTQAGALVAEMGRFGEPLVALCHLSRTNNTPARAMAAVQAGAPGARVRVLEHGATERIVVRPRARRAPVQLSLALQ, from the coding sequence ATGCCGGGAGTCGACGACGGGGGCCTCGGCGCAGGGCAGGCGCTCCACGTGCTGGTCCTCGGCTCCGGGTCGTCCGGCAACGCGGTCCTCGTCGAGTCGGCAGGTACGCGCGTGCTCGTGGACGCGGGCCTTGGGCCGCGCATGTGCGCCGAGCGGCTCCGGCGCCTCGGCGTCGATCTGTTCCCCCGGGGGATCGACGCGCTCGTGGTCACGCACGATCACGGCGACCACGCCGCGCACGTGCTGCCGCTCGCGCGCGCGCTGAAGTGCCCGCTCTGGCTCCACGAGGGGATCGGGGCGCCCAAGGTGCGCGCGCGGTTCGCCCACGCGATCGTGCCGCTCCGCCGCGCCGAGGCGCGACCCCTCGGGGCGCTCGTGGTGGAGACCTACCCGCTCCCGCACGACGCACCCAACGTCGCGGTGCGCGTGTCGGGGCCGCTCGGGGCCTTCGCGTACGCGACCGACCTCGGCCACGCCCCGCGAGGCCTCGCCGCCTTCCTCGGCGCGAGCGATCTCGTGTTGCTCGAGGCGAACCACTGCGAGGAGCTGCTCGCGAGCGGTCCCTATCCCGAGCGGCTGAAGCGCAGAATTGCGTGTAATACCGGACATTTATCCAATACTCAGGCCGGCGCGCTCGTCGCCGAGATGGGGCGCTTCGGAGAGCCACTCGTCGCGCTCTGCCACCTCTCGCGCACGAACAACACCCCCGCGCGCGCGATGGCCGCGGTCCAGGCCGGCGCCCCCGGGGCGCGCGTGCGCGTGCTCGAGCACGGCGCCACAGAGCGCATCGTCGTGCGGCCTAGGGCGCGCCGCGCTCCGGTTCAGCTGTCGCTCGCGCTCCAGTAG
- a CDS encoding zinc ribbon domain-containing protein, with protein sequence MSTRSCPLCGHTILKVARFCGACGQRIPEERMALSAPIMVDATPLPADEYSDFTRPNWKPDPETLAAATRQVDSQRRIGAATLLGAAAPSPPGDNPPTVSDAGAPKRAFEMMSDGQLAGLPLTSPLGGPMAEVLALGAPASPVGAPAPGFAPPAPAPPGFAPPAPAPPGFAPPAPAPPGFAPPAPAPPGFAPPAPAPPAPAPAPPVQPRHQTMLGIAMPGIAPTPTQSAAAPAAAQRNALGTLLGVASPTLTPAPGPAAPAEPAPQEAAPQPAGPARARPNATLLGLVGPQPAVSPSEPPEKIPSVLPAPLRPTREELPPAPEPPVRRGVPMAPVVGGVAVLLALGGGALLLVLRSGPPITAQARVDEKGNEALAVRCPSCPDGTTLALAGGAARSEVKGGEALVPLPAPLALGPNDLTIAVDRPGSGRDETVKLRVPVSYRVRADPSTLAANPPTITVRIEAAAGTTVDVDGKPVTLAAGKGEVVYPVGSDGLGPANETKPIEKVIAFRVTTAGRTEEGAIPVRGRIVPLHLDAPGPRAFIDGATCHVTGQTLVGGTVTVGGASTTVGPRGEFSADHPCAQVGRHRVEVVAGAPGFATRAATLTVTRVAGLEAEAQLWETRGPAQDPLGESGGAPAPTVAFEALTRPEALGKPAIVEGPVVDARTTNGLTVALLENRRKCKTSCLTRLLYGGPSTFQKGQSLRAYGFVAGAVTADGRTLPELHTSFVLPGALK encoded by the coding sequence ATGTCGACACGAAGCTGCCCGCTGTGTGGGCACACGATCCTGAAGGTGGCGCGCTTCTGCGGAGCGTGCGGCCAGCGCATCCCCGAGGAGCGCATGGCGCTGTCCGCGCCCATCATGGTGGACGCGACCCCGCTGCCGGCCGACGAGTACTCGGATTTCACGCGCCCCAACTGGAAACCCGATCCCGAGACCCTCGCGGCGGCCACCCGTCAGGTCGACTCACAGCGGCGGATCGGGGCGGCCACTCTCCTTGGCGCCGCGGCGCCGAGTCCGCCGGGCGACAACCCGCCGACCGTCTCCGACGCGGGCGCCCCGAAGCGCGCGTTCGAGATGATGTCCGATGGGCAGCTCGCGGGGCTCCCTCTCACCTCCCCCCTCGGCGGCCCGATGGCGGAGGTCCTCGCGCTCGGGGCGCCCGCGTCCCCGGTGGGGGCGCCTGCGCCTGGGTTCGCTCCGCCTGCGCCTGCTCCGCCTGGGTTCGCTCCGCCTGCGCCTGCTCCGCCTGGGTTCGCTCCGCCTGCGCCTGCTCCGCCTGGGTTCGCTCCGCCTGCGCCTGCTCCGCCTGGGTTCGCTCCGCCTGCGCCTGCTCCGCCTGCGCCTGCGCCCGCTCCGCCCGTGCAGCCTCGCCACCAAACGATGCTCGGCATCGCCATGCCCGGCATCGCGCCCACGCCCACACAGAGCGCGGCCGCGCCCGCCGCGGCGCAGCGGAACGCCCTCGGGACTCTCCTCGGCGTCGCGTCGCCCACGCTCACCCCCGCGCCAGGCCCGGCAGCGCCCGCGGAGCCGGCCCCACAGGAGGCCGCGCCGCAGCCGGCAGGCCCAGCGCGCGCGCGCCCCAACGCTACGCTCCTCGGGCTCGTCGGCCCGCAGCCGGCGGTCTCCCCGAGCGAGCCCCCTGAGAAGATCCCCTCGGTGCTGCCGGCCCCGCTGCGGCCAACGCGCGAGGAGCTGCCGCCCGCGCCCGAGCCACCGGTGCGGCGTGGGGTCCCGATGGCGCCGGTGGTGGGCGGCGTCGCGGTGTTGCTCGCCCTCGGCGGAGGCGCGCTGCTGCTCGTGTTGCGGTCGGGGCCACCGATCACCGCGCAGGCCCGGGTCGACGAGAAGGGCAACGAAGCGCTCGCCGTGCGCTGTCCATCGTGCCCGGACGGCACGACCCTGGCGCTGGCCGGCGGGGCCGCGCGGAGCGAGGTAAAGGGCGGCGAGGCCCTCGTGCCCCTCCCCGCTCCGCTCGCCCTCGGCCCGAACGACCTGACGATCGCGGTCGATCGTCCAGGGAGCGGCCGCGACGAGACCGTGAAGCTCCGCGTGCCCGTCTCGTACCGCGTCCGGGCCGACCCGAGCACGCTGGCCGCGAACCCACCCACCATCACCGTGCGGATCGAGGCTGCCGCCGGGACGACCGTCGACGTGGACGGCAAGCCGGTCACCCTCGCCGCGGGCAAGGGCGAGGTCGTCTACCCCGTGGGCTCGGACGGGCTCGGCCCCGCCAACGAGACCAAGCCCATCGAGAAGGTGATCGCCTTCAGGGTGACGACCGCGGGGCGGACCGAGGAGGGCGCGATTCCGGTGCGTGGGCGCATCGTCCCCCTGCACCTGGACGCGCCGGGCCCCCGCGCCTTCATCGACGGCGCCACCTGCCACGTGACCGGCCAGACCCTGGTCGGCGGCACGGTGACCGTCGGGGGTGCCAGCACCACCGTGGGTCCGCGCGGCGAGTTCTCCGCCGATCACCCCTGCGCCCAGGTCGGGCGCCACCGCGTCGAGGTCGTCGCCGGCGCGCCTGGCTTCGCGACCCGCGCCGCCACGCTCACGGTCACGCGCGTGGCGGGGCTCGAGGCCGAGGCGCAGCTCTGGGAGACGCGCGGCCCTGCGCAAGATCCCCTCGGGGAGAGCGGCGGCGCGCCGGCGCCCACCGTCGCGTTCGAGGCGCTCACGCGCCCGGAGGCGCTCGGGAAGCCCGCCATCGTGGAGGGGCCGGTGGTGGACGCCCGCACGACGAATGGGTTGACCGTCGCGCTGCTCGAAAACCGGCGCAAGTGCAAGACCTCCTGCCTCACGCGCCTGCTGTACGGTGGCCCGTCCACTTTCCAAAAAGGTCAATCATTGCGGGCCTATGGCTTTGTCGCAGGGGCGGTCACCGCCGACGGGCGCACCCTCCCCGAGCTCCACACGTCGTTCGTGTTACCGGGTGCGTTGAAGTGA
- a CDS encoding iron-sulfur cluster assembly accessory protein: MITVTERAAEKVREIAEAENLQGQGLRLKVIGGGCAGFSYDLYFEDAVTDMDESFECLGVKLYIDPLSFQYLEETEIDYVEGAHGAGFKFNNPNVKGSCGCGSSVSF, translated from the coding sequence ATGATCACCGTCACTGAGCGCGCCGCCGAAAAGGTCCGAGAAATCGCCGAGGCGGAGAACCTCCAGGGTCAAGGCCTTCGGCTCAAGGTCATCGGCGGCGGCTGCGCCGGCTTCAGCTACGACCTCTACTTCGAGGACGCCGTCACCGACATGGACGAGTCGTTCGAGTGCCTCGGGGTGAAGCTCTACATCGACCCCCTGAGCTTCCAGTACCTGGAAGAGACCGAGATCGACTACGTCGAGGGCGCGCACGGCGCGGGGTTCAAGTTCAACAACCCGAACGTCAAGGGCAGCTGCGGCTGCGGGTCGTCGGTCAGCTTCTGA